One Coraliomargarita parva DNA segment encodes these proteins:
- a CDS encoding CinA family nicotinamide mononucleotide deamidase-related protein, whose amino-acid sequence MSKAPTVEVINFGDELLVGIRENAHLTYLGEQLARYGVPIARSRVITDDPEEIKRAFHDAWAHADLVITTGGLGPTADDLTRESIAEALEAKLVYIPEIESCIRDRFALLGREMSDSHKRQCYGFEGGEVLHNERGTAPGLLYATGGRTLAMLPGPTHELRPMFEKVLLPKLQAAGLLAEEQAYVQIRTCGVGESSIEELLQPLFAKHPDATVAYCVHYGMVDVRLSSRNGHLGLQELKEIAQEARLLLGEDFVCFGHCSLAEVVYHELRALERTVAVAESCTGGLLGNAFTDIPGASKVFRGGIVCYTNDVKMAMLDIPECLLDQHGAVSPECAVAMASGAAEKLSADYGLSVTGFAGPDGGDSRNPIGTIHLGYHSPVGVWCKSVRYVGGRLDVKARAVHAALDWMRRKLRKYKIEEFLCCGGEDD is encoded by the coding sequence ATGTCAAAAGCACCCACGGTCGAAGTCATTAATTTCGGAGACGAATTGCTCGTCGGTATACGTGAAAATGCACATTTAACTTATCTGGGCGAGCAATTGGCGCGATACGGTGTTCCGATTGCCCGGAGCCGGGTGATTACGGATGACCCCGAAGAAATCAAGCGTGCCTTCCACGATGCCTGGGCCCATGCGGACTTGGTGATTACCACGGGGGGGCTGGGGCCGACTGCGGATGACCTGACCCGCGAGAGTATCGCGGAAGCGCTGGAGGCGAAACTCGTTTACATCCCGGAGATCGAATCCTGCATCCGTGATCGCTTCGCGCTGCTGGGCCGCGAAATGTCGGATTCGCACAAACGTCAATGCTATGGCTTTGAGGGCGGCGAAGTCCTGCACAACGAGCGCGGCACAGCGCCGGGGCTGCTCTATGCGACCGGAGGCCGTACGCTTGCGATGCTGCCGGGGCCAACCCACGAGTTGCGACCTATGTTTGAAAAGGTCCTCCTTCCTAAATTGCAGGCTGCGGGCCTCTTGGCGGAAGAGCAGGCTTACGTCCAGATCCGTACCTGTGGGGTCGGCGAGTCCTCCATCGAGGAGCTGTTGCAACCACTCTTTGCCAAGCATCCGGATGCGACAGTTGCTTACTGTGTGCATTACGGCATGGTGGATGTCCGCCTGAGTAGCCGCAACGGTCACCTCGGCCTTCAGGAGTTGAAGGAGATCGCACAGGAAGCACGGTTGCTCCTGGGGGAGGACTTTGTCTGCTTCGGCCACTGCTCGCTGGCGGAGGTGGTCTACCATGAACTACGCGCCCTGGAGCGGACCGTTGCAGTGGCCGAATCCTGTACCGGGGGCCTCTTGGGCAATGCCTTTACGGATATTCCGGGGGCTTCGAAAGTCTTTCGTGGCGGTATTGTCTGCTACACCAATGACGTCAAGATGGCCATGCTCGACATTCCGGAGTGCTTGCTCGACCAGCATGGTGCGGTCAGTCCCGAGTGCGCTGTGGCTATGGCCTCGGGCGCGGCGGAAAAACTTTCGGCCGATTATGGCCTCAGCGTGACCGGCTTTGCGGGGCCTGACGGTGGGGATTCTCGAAATCCCATAGGCACGATCCATTTGGGTTACCATTCGCCTGTCGGGGTCTGGTGCAAAAGCGTGCGGTACGTAGGCGGCCGGCTCGACGTCAAGGCGCGCGCGGTCCATGCCGCGCTCGACTGGATGCGGCGGAAACTGCGCAAGTACAAGATAGAGGAGTTCCTCTGCTGCGGCGGCGAGGACGACTAG
- a CDS encoding sensor histidine kinase, with amino-acid sequence MKLPFQSIRWRIQAWHGLILLVAIGAFCVTAYQLAWLNQMRRIDRSLQEQERELIRNLIRPPQEAPAPEVVAPGEASAKKRLSLPEELLLKLRNGQVSLPSELSQKFSGQEDGHYYYAIADTEGRILLQSGNAPGSLRFLPLPRNSDMNEEFRTNGTYRESAHSSPSGLCSLVGRDMSPETKEMHRFAWSLGASGLALWIFGLLGGWWIAGKAIQPIQAISKTASRIADGNLDDRISTTGTDSELDQLSHVLNHTFDRLNAALERQRQFTADASHELRTPLTILLSESQRMRKPTPERTPEEFRESFSLCYDATMRMRHLVESLLLLARQDTETALQKEVECDLATLARDSILQLKPLADSKEIQLEYELEHCEVKADPDILMVVLNNLIGNAIQHHQGNGKVEVCCGMHNGRIELRVCDDGPGIAKDDLPRIFDRFYRADKSRSSQEGHSGLGLALVKSIIQNMGGRIQVRSELEKGSEFCMHLPGNRTAGA; translated from the coding sequence ATGAAACTACCCTTCCAATCCATACGCTGGCGGATACAAGCCTGGCACGGGCTCATCCTTCTCGTCGCCATCGGAGCATTCTGCGTCACCGCCTACCAGCTGGCATGGCTCAATCAAATGCGCCGGATCGATCGCTCCCTGCAGGAGCAGGAGCGCGAATTGATCCGCAACTTGATACGGCCCCCGCAGGAGGCCCCCGCCCCCGAAGTCGTGGCCCCCGGCGAGGCCTCGGCCAAGAAGCGCCTCTCCCTGCCGGAAGAACTCCTGCTCAAGCTGCGCAACGGCCAGGTATCCTTGCCGTCCGAACTCTCGCAGAAGTTCAGCGGTCAGGAGGACGGCCATTACTATTATGCCATCGCCGATACGGAAGGCCGCATCCTCCTCCAATCCGGCAACGCACCGGGGTCTTTGCGCTTCCTGCCGCTGCCTCGAAATAGCGACATGAACGAGGAATTCCGGACAAACGGGACCTATCGCGAATCGGCACACAGTTCACCCTCCGGCCTGTGCAGTTTAGTGGGACGTGACATGAGCCCCGAGACCAAGGAAATGCATCGCTTTGCCTGGTCACTCGGGGCAAGCGGCCTCGCCCTCTGGATCTTCGGCCTCTTGGGCGGGTGGTGGATCGCCGGCAAAGCCATCCAGCCCATCCAGGCAATCAGCAAGACCGCCTCGCGCATCGCCGACGGCAACCTGGATGACCGCATCAGCACCACCGGAACCGACAGTGAGCTCGACCAACTGAGCCATGTCCTAAACCATACCTTCGACCGCCTCAATGCGGCGCTCGAACGCCAACGCCAATTTACTGCGGACGCCTCCCACGAGCTGCGCACCCCCCTCACCATTCTCCTGTCGGAAAGCCAGCGCATGCGCAAACCCACACCGGAACGCACTCCGGAGGAATTCCGAGAATCCTTTTCGCTTTGCTATGATGCGACCATGCGCATGCGGCATCTGGTCGAGAGCCTCTTGCTCCTGGCCCGGCAGGACACCGAAACGGCGCTTCAAAAGGAAGTCGAATGCGACCTGGCCACGCTCGCACGGGACAGCATCCTTCAATTGAAGCCTTTGGCCGATTCTAAGGAGATACAGTTGGAGTATGAACTCGAGCACTGCGAAGTGAAGGCCGACCCGGATATCTTGATGGTGGTGCTCAACAATTTGATCGGGAATGCGATCCAGCATCATCAAGGAAACGGCAAAGTCGAAGTTTGCTGCGGCATGCATAACGGAAGGATTGAATTGCGGGTCTGCGACGATGGACCCGGTATTGCCAAAGATGATTTACCCCGGATCTTCGACCGTTTCTACCGGGCCGACAAATCGCGTAGCAGCCAGGAAGGCCACTCCGGGCTCGGCCTGGCGCTGGTAAAAAGCATCATCCAAAACATGGGCGGTCGCATACAAGTTCGCAGCGAGCTGGAAAAAGGCAGCGAGTTTTGCATGCACTTGCCCGGCAACCGGACAGCCGGCGCCTAG
- a CDS encoding response regulator transcription factor, whose protein sequence is MRILVIEDDPGLRHSLGATMKDAGFAVDLAADGEEGLYKASEDIYDVVILDVMMPKLDGWQVLERLRPEHSTPVLMLTARDTVPDRIKGLNAGADDYLVKPFDSDELVARLRALIRRTSGQTQSALHLGDILLDTAARTVSKRDKTIELTAREYSLFEYLALHKGEVISRTILYERLFDETDNSFSNLLDVHVSNLRKKLGTDIIKTRRGHGYCIE, encoded by the coding sequence ATGCGTATCCTAGTCATAGAAGACGACCCCGGCCTTCGCCACAGCCTCGGTGCCACAATGAAGGATGCCGGCTTTGCCGTAGACCTCGCAGCCGACGGCGAAGAGGGACTCTACAAGGCGAGCGAGGATATCTACGATGTGGTTATCCTTGATGTCATGATGCCGAAACTCGACGGCTGGCAGGTACTGGAAAGGCTTCGCCCCGAACACAGCACCCCGGTACTGATGCTGACCGCGAGGGATACGGTGCCTGACCGGATCAAGGGTCTGAACGCAGGAGCCGACGACTATCTGGTCAAGCCATTCGACAGCGATGAACTCGTGGCCCGCCTCCGGGCGCTGATCCGGAGGACCAGCGGCCAGACCCAGTCAGCCCTACATCTCGGCGACATCCTTCTGGACACGGCAGCACGCACGGTGAGCAAGCGCGACAAAACCATCGAACTGACCGCCCGAGAGTATTCACTTTTTGAATACCTTGCCCTACACAAGGGCGAAGTGATCAGTCGCACCATACTCTACGAAAGGCTGTTTGACGAAACCGACAACAGCTTCTCCAACCTCCTCGACGTCCATGTCTCCAACCTCCGAAAAAAGCTGGGGACGGACATCATAAAGACCCGCCGCGGCCACGGCTATTGCATCGAATGA
- a CDS encoding ABC transporter permease, translated as MFANAFLIAVREIRRNLTRAFLTVLGIIIGVAAVITMVTLGDGTTQAVKDQISKLGSNLVMVRPGAGFGPRASSAGVPNFTEADVEAIREQIPGVSAAAPVRNTSLSTIYRQEARNTTVTGSTQDYFEINSWELAQGRYFTEAETHSGAAVAVIGNTVKTELFNGEDPVGQKIRVGQASLQVIGILKAKGQAGMGDQDDTIVVPLSTMQRRLGGRTSSRDISQISISAKEGFDSDRLIDDISSLLRQRRNLQSNQDDDFNVFDTRQIAETLSSSTQLMTTLLAAVAAVSLLVGGIGIMNIMLVSVTERTREIGIRLAIGATAREVLWQFLVEALTLSCVGGLIGILLAYLFCSLLAPLIQVGFAFNTQINLIAFAFSALVGIVFGFTPARRAARLDPIDALRHE; from the coding sequence ATGTTTGCCAACGCTTTTCTCATCGCCGTCCGTGAAATCCGGCGAAACCTGACCCGTGCCTTTCTCACCGTACTCGGCATCATCATCGGGGTCGCGGCCGTGATCACAATGGTCACACTGGGCGACGGCACCACGCAAGCGGTCAAAGACCAGATCTCCAAGCTCGGCAGCAATCTCGTCATGGTCCGGCCGGGTGCCGGCTTCGGTCCGCGCGCCTCCTCTGCAGGAGTACCGAACTTCACGGAAGCCGATGTCGAAGCCATCCGCGAACAGATCCCCGGAGTCTCTGCCGCCGCACCGGTCCGCAATACTTCGCTCAGCACGATCTACCGGCAGGAAGCCCGGAACACAACCGTGACAGGGAGCACGCAGGATTACTTCGAAATCAACAGCTGGGAACTCGCACAGGGACGCTATTTCACGGAAGCCGAAACGCACAGCGGTGCGGCGGTTGCCGTGATCGGCAACACCGTGAAAACCGAGTTGTTTAATGGCGAGGACCCCGTCGGACAGAAGATCCGCGTCGGGCAAGCCTCGCTCCAAGTCATCGGCATACTAAAGGCCAAGGGGCAGGCCGGCATGGGCGATCAGGACGACACCATCGTCGTGCCTCTGTCCACCATGCAGCGCCGGTTGGGGGGGCGCACCTCCTCCCGCGACATCAGCCAGATCAGCATCTCCGCTAAAGAGGGCTTCGACAGCGACCGCCTGATCGACGACATCAGCTCCCTGCTCCGCCAGCGCCGCAACCTCCAAAGCAACCAGGATGATGACTTCAACGTCTTCGACACCCGGCAGATCGCGGAGACACTGAGCTCTTCGACCCAGCTCATGACCACCCTGCTCGCCGCGGTCGCGGCGGTCTCTCTATTGGTCGGCGGCATCGGCATCATGAACATCATGCTGGTTTCGGTCACGGAACGGACCCGCGAGATCGGGATCCGCCTGGCGATCGGTGCAACGGCCCGCGAGGTCCTCTGGCAATTCCTCGTTGAAGCCCTGACCCTGTCATGCGTGGGCGGTCTGATCGGGATCCTCTTGGCCTATCTATTCTGCAGTTTGCTCGCGCCTCTGATTCAGGTGGGTTTTGCCTTCAACACCCAGATCAACCTGATCGCCTTCGCCTTTTCGGCATTGGTCGGGATCGTGTTCGGCTTTACACCGGCAAGACGTGCCGCGAGACTTGATCCCATCGACGCTTTGCGTCATGAATAG
- a CDS encoding ABC transporter ATP-binding protein, with protein sequence MKDTGNPLIELKQLTKTYGQGDAAFQALRGIDLQIRRGEFVSIMGPSGSGKSTLMNLLGCLDRPTTGSYLYEGIPVETLDSVQLSLLRRFALGFIFQGFNLLARTSALENVELPLLYRGIVRSKRHEMAREALARVGLPDKERNTPAELSGGQQQRVAIARAIVTDPTTLFADEPTGNLDSKTTTEIMDLLTRLNRERGITILMVTHEDDVAAYAERTVHVIDGLIQKDHQNAPLTGAAL encoded by the coding sequence ATGAAGGACACAGGAAATCCATTGATCGAGCTGAAGCAGCTCACCAAGACCTACGGCCAAGGGGATGCCGCATTCCAGGCATTGCGGGGGATCGACCTTCAGATCCGGCGCGGCGAGTTCGTCTCGATCATGGGACCGAGCGGATCGGGAAAATCCACGCTCATGAATCTCCTCGGTTGCCTCGACCGGCCCACCACCGGGAGTTATCTCTACGAAGGCATCCCGGTTGAAACACTCGATTCCGTGCAACTCTCGCTCCTGCGGCGCTTCGCCCTCGGATTCATCTTTCAGGGCTTCAACCTGCTGGCCCGGACCAGCGCGCTGGAGAATGTCGAACTGCCCCTGCTCTACCGGGGCATCGTCCGGTCCAAGCGCCACGAGATGGCACGGGAAGCACTCGCCCGGGTGGGCCTGCCCGACAAGGAACGCAACACACCTGCGGAACTGTCCGGCGGACAACAGCAACGCGTGGCCATCGCGCGCGCAATCGTGACAGACCCGACCACCCTCTTTGCCGACGAGCCCACCGGCAACCTGGATTCAAAAACCACAACCGAGATCATGGATCTCCTCACCAGGCTGAACCGGGAGCGCGGGATCACGATCCTAATGGTGACCCACGAAGACGACGTCGCCGCCTACGCGGAGCGCACCGTACATGTGATCGACGGCCTGATTCAAAAAGACCACCAGAATGCACCACTAACCGGAGCCGCCCTATGA
- a CDS encoding efflux RND transporter periplasmic adaptor subunit — protein sequence MNTSENTPVNGLTEAIQNGSRSSKSTRITLGALGVGIVAVIAWLLLGARAQANNAGPSFRTQAIEMGEIRLTVTATGNLEPTNEVTVGSELSGTVLEVYADANDRVSKGQELVRLDTTSLENELKANKAQLASAKAALLQAQATEKEAIATLERQQELHRLSEGRIPSKAELSATEAAAERAKADVQSAEASIGQAQAQIEITESDLNKAIIRSPVDGVILTRSIEAGQTVAASFETPELFVIAEDLAQMKLEVAVAEADIGQVDGGQKATFQVDAWPDRSYDATVQKVSYGSEVTDNVVTYATELSVSNQDLSLRPGMTATADIYVAHHQDVLLVPVAALRFDLQAPGDAPAAQDQSGGGFVNKLIPHPPRRNSTRSEEESAPAQNSISKIWILKNGQPTPVEVRTGLTDGRYTEVSGEGLSEGTEVILSQNS from the coding sequence ATGAATACATCTGAAAATACACCCGTGAACGGACTGACCGAGGCCATCCAGAATGGCAGTCGCAGCTCAAAATCAACCCGGATCACACTCGGCGCACTGGGCGTCGGGATTGTGGCAGTCATTGCCTGGCTTCTCCTCGGAGCCCGGGCGCAGGCCAACAATGCAGGGCCGTCGTTCCGCACCCAAGCAATCGAAATGGGCGAAATACGGCTTACCGTCACCGCGACCGGTAACCTCGAACCGACCAATGAGGTCACCGTCGGGAGTGAGCTCTCGGGCACCGTGCTCGAAGTCTATGCCGACGCCAACGACCGCGTGAGCAAGGGGCAGGAACTGGTACGGCTCGACACCACCAGCTTGGAAAACGAATTAAAGGCCAACAAGGCACAATTGGCTTCTGCAAAGGCCGCACTGCTTCAAGCCCAGGCAACCGAAAAGGAAGCGATCGCCACCCTTGAACGGCAACAAGAGCTGCATCGCTTGAGCGAAGGCCGCATCCCCTCCAAAGCCGAGCTCTCGGCCACCGAAGCAGCCGCCGAACGGGCCAAGGCCGATGTACAGAGCGCGGAGGCCTCCATCGGCCAGGCCCAGGCCCAGATCGAGATTACCGAAAGCGACCTGAACAAAGCCATCATCCGCTCGCCGGTCGACGGCGTTATCCTGACCCGCAGCATCGAGGCGGGCCAGACCGTGGCCGCCAGCTTTGAAACACCGGAACTCTTCGTCATCGCCGAGGACCTGGCCCAGATGAAGCTGGAAGTCGCCGTGGCCGAGGCCGATATCGGCCAGGTGGACGGGGGCCAAAAAGCGACCTTCCAAGTCGATGCATGGCCCGACCGCAGCTATGACGCCACAGTTCAGAAAGTCTCCTACGGCTCGGAAGTGACCGACAACGTCGTGACCTATGCCACCGAGCTCTCCGTCTCCAACCAGGACCTGAGCCTGCGCCCGGGCATGACCGCAACGGCCGATATTTACGTGGCACACCACCAGGACGTGCTTCTTGTTCCCGTCGCCGCACTCCGCTTCGACCTGCAGGCCCCGGGAGACGCACCGGCAGCCCAAGACCAGAGCGGCGGAGGCTTTGTGAACAAGCTGATCCCGCATCCGCCCCGCCGCAACAGCACGCGCAGCGAGGAGGAAAGTGCCCCCGCCCAAAACAGCATATCCAAAATCTGGATACTCAAGAACGGACAGCCCACTCCGGTCGAGGTTCGTACAGGTCTGACCGACGGACGCTACACCGAAGTCAGCGGAGAGGGACTGTCAGAAGGCACCGAAGTCATTCTCAGCCAAAACTCTTAA
- a CDS encoding efflux transporter outer membrane subunit translates to MMTTKQNTFKRLALPGAAALSLLLSACATTSPIQQTRSTFEAGLPTNWQNAASSNASPDTASLSEWWTRFDDPVLDALIETALEHNTDIRSALSAIRQARAERGLTQSELWPSLGASVGASGSETRNRETDRHTSSENYSAGLDASWEVDLFGQQRKYLEASEAELAASVESYHDVQVSLAAEVANNYLTLRSTESQLAIVRQNLESREKTQQIVEWQEQAGEGDALSTQQSLASVEQARAQIPALEQSVVELRNSLAILTGRSPQTFELLPNTEQGLPDAPAAIAVGIPAETLEQRPDVRASERGIEAASANLSAAERSRLPTLNLSGSIGIEALKAGDLFDPQQIIANVVAGLSAPIWDAGRISRNIEIQKENLTQAYLQYESTVLTALGEVENALSSIDKYSQQLSTLERASQAASEATQLAQLQYESGEADLLTVLDAQRTQLSLDQSRITTQAEALQAHVQLYKVLGGGWSNPTETSTL, encoded by the coding sequence ATGATGACTACGAAACAGAATACTTTCAAACGCCTGGCGCTGCCCGGAGCCGCCGCCCTGAGCCTGCTGCTCAGTGCCTGCGCGACCACCAGCCCGATCCAGCAGACACGCTCTACATTTGAAGCGGGCCTGCCGACCAACTGGCAAAACGCAGCCAGCTCGAACGCATCGCCCGACACTGCCAGCCTGAGCGAATGGTGGACGCGCTTTGACGATCCCGTGCTGGATGCCCTCATCGAAACCGCGCTTGAGCATAATACCGATATCCGCAGCGCCTTGTCCGCCATCCGGCAAGCCCGGGCAGAGCGCGGGCTGACCCAATCGGAACTATGGCCTAGCCTCGGTGCGAGTGTAGGCGCATCCGGCTCCGAGACCCGGAATCGCGAAACCGACCGCCACACTTCGTCGGAAAACTACAGTGCGGGCCTGGATGCCAGTTGGGAGGTCGACCTCTTCGGCCAGCAACGCAAGTACCTCGAGGCCTCCGAGGCCGAACTGGCCGCCAGTGTCGAGAGCTACCACGATGTCCAAGTCTCACTCGCCGCAGAAGTGGCCAACAACTACCTGACTTTACGCTCCACCGAGAGCCAACTCGCCATCGTACGCCAGAATCTGGAAAGCCGCGAAAAGACGCAGCAAATCGTCGAATGGCAGGAGCAAGCCGGCGAGGGCGACGCCTTGAGCACCCAGCAATCCCTCGCCTCCGTCGAGCAGGCACGGGCCCAGATCCCGGCATTGGAACAAAGCGTGGTCGAACTGCGAAACAGTCTGGCCATCCTGACCGGACGCAGCCCGCAGACCTTCGAGCTCCTCCCGAACACGGAGCAGGGCTTACCGGACGCGCCGGCGGCCATCGCCGTCGGCATTCCGGCAGAGACCCTCGAACAACGCCCCGATGTCCGCGCCTCTGAACGCGGGATCGAGGCGGCAAGCGCCAACTTGAGCGCCGCCGAGCGCAGCCGCTTGCCCACACTCAACCTTAGCGGCTCCATCGGCATCGAGGCCCTCAAGGCCGGCGACCTCTTCGACCCTCAACAAATCATCGCAAACGTGGTGGCCGGCCTGAGCGCCCCGATCTGGGATGCCGGCCGCATCAGCCGGAATATCGAGATTCAAAAGGAGAACCTGACCCAAGCTTATCTGCAGTACGAATCCACCGTACTCACCGCCCTGGGTGAAGTTGAAAACGCACTCTCCTCGATCGACAAGTACAGCCAGCAGCTCAGCACGCTGGAACGCGCCAGCCAAGCGGCCTCCGAGGCCACACAATTGGCCCAACTTCAATATGAAAGCGGCGAAGCCGACCTGCTCACAGTACTCGATGCGCAACGCACACAGCTCAGCCTCGACCAAAGCCGGATCACCACACAGGCCGAGGCCCTCCAGGCCCATGTCCAACTCTACAAGGTACTCGGGGGCGGTTGGTCCAACCCCACGGAAACCTCAACACTTTAA
- the add gene encoding adenosine deaminase, whose amino-acid sequence MKFSSLLMCALAPFVSSSMSGFEADPELERFVMGLPKAELHLHMEGTVEPEVFLEIAARNGMDMPYKDAEAVKERMRSAYDLPSFIEMYEELIGVVRHPEDIRDITLHYYRKAYSQGVRRVEMYFDPQLHLERGMTLEEVFTGLAMGKAAAEAELDDLTIGFIMAFLRDRPAEAAMQVLEDAKPWHSMLLGVGLDNPEVEDFPTKFKEVYARAKSYGLRLTSHCDVQQKNTIAHHWGVIKVLGVERIDHGLNVLDDPELLAEVKKRGIGLTGVPSLFYREMPGRMEYRAGAIKGLLDAGVEISIHSDDPGMKRGLYVGDLMLRAQATAGMTREDLVTMAKNSFRTAWITDEECSNWLAAIDGYVAKFE is encoded by the coding sequence ATGAAATTCAGCTCTCTCCTCATGTGCGCTCTCGCTCCATTTGTAAGTTCTTCAATGTCGGGCTTTGAAGCCGATCCGGAACTGGAGCGCTTTGTCATGGGGCTGCCCAAGGCCGAGCTGCACCTGCATATGGAGGGGACGGTCGAGCCCGAAGTCTTTCTGGAAATCGCTGCGCGCAACGGCATGGACATGCCCTACAAGGATGCGGAAGCGGTGAAGGAGCGCATGCGTTCCGCCTATGACCTGCCCAGTTTCATCGAGATGTATGAAGAGCTGATCGGGGTGGTGCGGCATCCCGAGGACATTCGTGACATCACCCTGCATTATTACCGGAAGGCCTACAGTCAGGGCGTGCGTCGCGTGGAGATGTATTTCGATCCGCAGCTCCATCTGGAGCGGGGGATGACGCTGGAAGAGGTCTTCACCGGCCTGGCCATGGGGAAGGCCGCGGCCGAAGCGGAGCTCGATGACCTGACGATCGGTTTCATCATGGCCTTTCTCCGCGACCGTCCGGCCGAGGCGGCCATGCAGGTGCTCGAGGACGCCAAGCCTTGGCATTCGATGCTGCTGGGCGTCGGACTGGATAATCCGGAGGTGGAGGACTTCCCCACCAAGTTCAAGGAGGTCTATGCCCGTGCGAAATCCTATGGCCTGCGGCTGACCAGCCATTGCGATGTGCAGCAAAAGAACACCATCGCGCACCATTGGGGGGTGATCAAAGTGCTCGGCGTCGAACGGATCGATCACGGCTTGAATGTGCTGGACGATCCGGAGCTGCTGGCCGAAGTGAAAAAGCGCGGGATCGGCCTGACCGGGGTGCCTTCCCTGTTCTACCGTGAGATGCCGGGCCGGATGGAATACCGTGCCGGTGCGATCAAAGGTCTCCTCGACGCGGGAGTGGAAATTTCCATCCACTCGGATGATCCCGGGATGAAACGCGGCCTCTACGTCGGTGATTTGATGCTGCGCGCACAGGCCACCGCCGGCATGACCCGTGAGGATCTGGTCACCATGGCCAAGAATAGCTTCCGCACCGCCTGGATCACGGACGAGGAATGCTCAAACTGGCTCGCTGCGATCGATGGGTACGTCGCGAAATTCGAGTGA
- the holA gene encoding DNA polymerase III subunit delta, which yields MSAKPFTFICGDDDYLVSERGKGWFAAQTKDLMDDLSKEVIDGRAGNMAEVEDAINRFSSAVQTLSLFGERKVVWMKDVNFMANSQTGNAQGTLDLVERLKDLLDGLDPEQVGVLITAHPVYKVRSFYKWCQKTADFTLIEGGKDSAQALAALIGDECEKAGVKITRDAIELLIGKVNGNTRLIVEETRKLVTFVNESGEPIDDRLVSDLVPNFGDADFFEAADAFYSLNLQWTLEALKRHFFTNSESRPLLGSLQSRNRLLIQLRVLLDAGAIRLGGRGIAKSDLEAAGRTYGQHFGDSSEKSNLNVFTQNPWYLGRLAETAKKVPLKKLIDFQIAFGEAFEGILARPNEQEAVCRELAVKCLS from the coding sequence ATGTCTGCCAAGCCTTTTACATTCATCTGCGGTGACGACGACTACCTGGTTTCCGAGCGGGGCAAGGGGTGGTTTGCCGCGCAGACAAAGGACCTGATGGATGACCTCTCCAAGGAGGTGATCGACGGCCGGGCCGGCAATATGGCGGAAGTGGAAGACGCGATCAACCGCTTCAGCAGTGCGGTGCAGACGCTTTCGCTCTTCGGCGAGCGGAAAGTGGTCTGGATGAAGGACGTCAACTTTATGGCCAACAGCCAGACCGGCAATGCGCAGGGCACCCTCGATCTGGTTGAGCGTCTCAAGGACCTTCTGGATGGCCTCGATCCGGAACAGGTCGGTGTCCTGATCACGGCACACCCTGTTTATAAGGTCCGCAGCTTCTACAAGTGGTGCCAGAAGACGGCCGATTTTACCCTGATCGAAGGGGGCAAGGATTCCGCGCAGGCTCTGGCGGCGTTGATCGGGGATGAGTGTGAGAAAGCCGGCGTCAAGATCACCCGCGATGCGATCGAGCTCCTGATTGGGAAGGTCAACGGCAATACCCGCCTGATTGTGGAAGAGACCCGGAAGCTGGTGACCTTTGTGAACGAAAGCGGGGAGCCGATTGACGATCGTCTGGTCAGCGACCTGGTGCCGAATTTCGGGGATGCGGATTTCTTCGAAGCGGCCGATGCTTTCTACTCCTTGAATTTGCAGTGGACGCTGGAGGCTTTGAAGCGGCACTTCTTTACCAACAGCGAGTCGCGTCCCTTGTTGGGGAGCCTGCAATCACGCAACCGCCTGCTGATCCAGCTCCGTGTTCTGCTCGATGCCGGAGCGATCCGGCTGGGGGGGCGGGGGATTGCAAAAAGTGATCTGGAGGCGGCGGGCCGGACCTACGGTCAGCACTTCGGGGATAGCAGCGAAAAGAGCAACCTGAATGTCTTTACCCAGAATCCCTGGTATTTGGGACGTCTGGCCGAGACGGCCAAGAAAGTGCCGTTGAAGAAGCTGATTGATTTTCAGATCGCCTTTGGCGAGGCCTTCGAGGGTATTCTGGCCCGGCCGAACGAGCAGGAGGCGGTCTGCCGCGAGCTGGCGGTGAAGTGCTTGAGCTGA